A region of Oncorhynchus nerka isolate Pitt River unplaced genomic scaffold, Oner_Uvic_2.0 unplaced_scaffold_4___fragment_2___debris, whole genome shotgun sequence DNA encodes the following proteins:
- the LOC115114213 gene encoding dipeptidyl peptidase 9-like isoform X1, translating to MHRVKKVKRGNKTEGYWKSCLELNMTAVDGLTESTEVVEMEDVPSQFYVEKHSWDGLRDIIHSSRKYSGMIANKAPHDFQFVQKNDESGPHSHRLYYLGMSYGSRENSLLYSEIPKKIRKEALLVLSWKQMLDHFQATPHQGAYSREEELLRERKRLGAFGITSYDYHSQTGLFLFQASNSLFYCQDGGNNGFIQSAPMKPVEIKTQCSGTRMDPKISPGEPNFIAFINNNDLWLANIKSGEERRLTFCHKGLDNVKEDPKSAGVATFVIQEEFDRFTGYWWSPSAVEDSDGGKTLHLLYEEVDETEVEIIHVPSPALEERKADAYRYPRTGSKNPQTTLKLAEIKTNNQGKIMSIQDKELVLPFTTLFPGAEYIARAGWTSDGKYGWAVLLDRSQKRLQLVLLPPALFIPITDDPAQRQESLEAVPEDVHPYIVYEETTDIWINVHDIFYPFVQTSEDDFSFIWVNESKTGFSHLYKITSTLRPGCYQWSGNYTHTEGDFKCAIKEEVTLTSGEWEVLARHGSKIWVNEASKLVYFQGTRDTPLEHHLYVVSYQSPGDVVRLTKPGFSHSCSISKNFDMFVSHYCNVSTPPCVHVYKLTASEGDPLHMVPEFWASMMEAPGCPGDYKSPEIFDFPGKSGFQLYGMVYKPHNLQPGKKHPTVLFVYGGPQVQLVNNSFKGMKYLRLNTLASLGYAVVVIDGRGSCQRGLEFEGALKNKMGQVEIEDQVEGLQYVSERFNFVDLSRVAIHGWSYGGFLSLMGLIQRPNVFKVAIAGAPVTVWMAYDTGYTERYMDTPENNPQGYEEGSVALHVDKLPSEPNRLLILHGFLDENVHFFHTNFLVSQIIRAGKPYQLQVYPNERHSIRCPESGEHYEIMLLHFLQQYL from the exons GACTTCCAGTTTGTGCAGAAAAACGATGAGTCAGGCCCCCACTCCCATCGCCTGTACTACCTCG GGATGTCTTACGGAAGTAGAGAGAACTCACTGCTCTACTCCGAAATCCCCAAGAAGATCCGGAAAGAAGCCCTCTTGGTGTTGTCGTGGAAACAGATGCTGGATCACTTCCAG GCCACACCGCACCAGGGGGCCTATTCCCGGGAGGAGGAGCTGCTTCGGGAGCGTAAGCGTCTGGGAGCGTTTGGGATCACCTCCTACGACTACCACTCCCAGACCGGCCTGTTCCTCTTCCAGGCCAGCAACAGCCTCTTCTATTGTCAGGACGGGGGAAACAACGGCTTCATT CAGTCTGCCCCAATGAAGCCGGTGGAGATTAAGACACAGTGCTCAGGGACCCGCATGGACCCCAAGATCTCCCCAGGAGAGCCCAACTTCATTGCATTTATCAACAACAACGACCTGTGGCTGGCTAACATCAagtctggggaggagaggagactcacCTTCTGTCACAAAG GTCTGGATAACGTGAAGGAGGACCCCAAGTCTGCGGGCGTGGCCACGTTTGTGATCCAGGAGGAGTTTGACCGCTTCACTGGCTACTGGTGGAGTCCATCTGCTGTAGAGG ACTCAGATGGGGGGAAAACCCTGCATCTGCTGTATGAAGAGGTGGATGAGACGGAGGTAGAGATCATTCATGTTCCCTCTCCAGCCCTGGAGGAGCGGAAGGCCGATGCTTATAGATACCCCCGCACAG GCAGTAAAAATCCACAAACCACCCTCAAACTGGCAGAGATAAAGACTAACAACCAAGGCAAA atCATGAGCATCCAAGACAAGGAGCTGGTTCTCCCCTTCACCACCCTATTCCCCGGTGCGGAGTACATCGCCCGGGCAGGATGGACAAGTGACGGCAAATA TGGTTGGGCCGTGCTGCTGGACCGCAGTCAGAAGAGACTCCAGCTGGTCCTGCTTCCCCCGGCCCTCTTCATCCCCATCACAGACGACCCGGCCCAGAGACAGGAGAGCCTGGAGGCCGTGCCCGAGGACGTCCACCCTTACATTGTCTATGAGGAGACCACCGACATCTGGATCAAT GTTCATGATATTTTCTATCCGTTCGTTCAAACGTCCGAGGACGACTTCTCCTTCATATGGGTGAATGAATCCAAAACGGGCTTCAGCCATCTGTACAAAATCACGTCAACTTTGCGACCAGGCTGCTACCAATGGTCAGGAAactacacacatacagagg GAGACTTTAAATGTGCAATCAAGGAGGAGGTGACTCTGACCAGTGGAGAGTGGGAGGTGTTGGCCAGGCATGGCTCCAAG ATCTGGGTGAATGAGGCCTCTAAGCTGGTGTACTTCCAGGGCACTAGAGACACTCCCCTGGAGCACCACCTCTATGTGGTCAGCTATCAGTCCCCTGGCGACGTGGTCAGACTCACCAAGCCTGGCTTCTCCCACAGCTGCTCCATAAGTAAG AACTTTGACATGTTTGTCAGCCACTACTGTAACGTAAGCACTCCCCCCTGTGTCCACGTCTACAAGCTGACCGCCTCAGAGGGAGACCCTCTCCACATGGTGCCTGAGTTCTGGGCCAGCATGATGGAAGCCCCAG GTTGCCCAGGAGACTACAAATCTCCGGAGATCTTTGACTTCCCAGGAAAGTCGGGCTTCCAGCTCTACGGAATGGTGTACAAGCCTCACAACCTCCAGCCTGGCAAGAAGCATCCCACAGTCCTCTTTGTCTATGGCGGCCCACAG GTCCAATTGGTGAATAACTCCTTCAAGGGGATGAAATACCTGCGCCTCAACACCCTGGCCTCCCTGGGATATGCTGTGGTGGTCATCGACGGGAGGGGCTCCTGTCAGAGGGGCCTGGAGTTTGAAGGGGCTCTGAAAAACAAAATG GGCCAGGTGGAGATCGAGGACCAGGTGGAGGGGCTGCAGTACGTGTCGGAGAGGTTCAACTTTGTGGACCTGAGTCGCGTGGCCATCCACGGCTGGTCCTACGGCGGCTTCCTCTCCCTCATGGGCCTCATCCAGAGGCCCAACGTCTTCAAG GTGGCCATAGCGGGTGCCCCGGTGACCGTGTGGATGGCGTACGACACGGGCTACACGGAGCGCTACATGGATACTCCTGAGAACAACCCGCAGGGCTACGAGGAGGGCTCCGTGGCTTTGCACGTGGACAAGCTGCCCAGCGA GCCAAACCGCTTGCTGATTCTACACGGATTCCTCGACGAGAATGTGCACTTTTTCCACACCAACTTCCTGGTGTCACAAATAATCCGCGCTGGGAAGCCATATCAGCTACAG GTCTACCCCAACGAGCGACACAGTATTCGCTGCCCAGAGTCAGGAGAACACTATGAGATCATGCTGCTGCACTTTCTACAACAATACCTCTGA
- the LOC115114213 gene encoding dipeptidyl peptidase 9-like isoform X2: protein MHRVKKVKRGNKTEGYWKSCLELNMTAVDGLTESTEVVEMEDVPSQFYVEKHSWDGLRDIIHSSRKYSGMIANKAPHDFQFVQKNDESGPHSHRLYYLGMSYGSRENSLLYSEIPKKIRKEALLVLSWKQMLDHFQATPHQGAYSREEELLRERKRLGAFGITSYDYHSQTGLFLFQASNSLFYCQDGGNNGFISAPMKPVEIKTQCSGTRMDPKISPGEPNFIAFINNNDLWLANIKSGEERRLTFCHKGLDNVKEDPKSAGVATFVIQEEFDRFTGYWWSPSAVEDSDGGKTLHLLYEEVDETEVEIIHVPSPALEERKADAYRYPRTGSKNPQTTLKLAEIKTNNQGKIMSIQDKELVLPFTTLFPGAEYIARAGWTSDGKYGWAVLLDRSQKRLQLVLLPPALFIPITDDPAQRQESLEAVPEDVHPYIVYEETTDIWINVHDIFYPFVQTSEDDFSFIWVNESKTGFSHLYKITSTLRPGCYQWSGNYTHTEGDFKCAIKEEVTLTSGEWEVLARHGSKIWVNEASKLVYFQGTRDTPLEHHLYVVSYQSPGDVVRLTKPGFSHSCSISKNFDMFVSHYCNVSTPPCVHVYKLTASEGDPLHMVPEFWASMMEAPGCPGDYKSPEIFDFPGKSGFQLYGMVYKPHNLQPGKKHPTVLFVYGGPQVQLVNNSFKGMKYLRLNTLASLGYAVVVIDGRGSCQRGLEFEGALKNKMGQVEIEDQVEGLQYVSERFNFVDLSRVAIHGWSYGGFLSLMGLIQRPNVFKVAIAGAPVTVWMAYDTGYTERYMDTPENNPQGYEEGSVALHVDKLPSEPNRLLILHGFLDENVHFFHTNFLVSQIIRAGKPYQLQVYPNERHSIRCPESGEHYEIMLLHFLQQYL from the exons GACTTCCAGTTTGTGCAGAAAAACGATGAGTCAGGCCCCCACTCCCATCGCCTGTACTACCTCG GGATGTCTTACGGAAGTAGAGAGAACTCACTGCTCTACTCCGAAATCCCCAAGAAGATCCGGAAAGAAGCCCTCTTGGTGTTGTCGTGGAAACAGATGCTGGATCACTTCCAG GCCACACCGCACCAGGGGGCCTATTCCCGGGAGGAGGAGCTGCTTCGGGAGCGTAAGCGTCTGGGAGCGTTTGGGATCACCTCCTACGACTACCACTCCCAGACCGGCCTGTTCCTCTTCCAGGCCAGCAACAGCCTCTTCTATTGTCAGGACGGGGGAAACAACGGCTTCATT TCTGCCCCAATGAAGCCGGTGGAGATTAAGACACAGTGCTCAGGGACCCGCATGGACCCCAAGATCTCCCCAGGAGAGCCCAACTTCATTGCATTTATCAACAACAACGACCTGTGGCTGGCTAACATCAagtctggggaggagaggagactcacCTTCTGTCACAAAG GTCTGGATAACGTGAAGGAGGACCCCAAGTCTGCGGGCGTGGCCACGTTTGTGATCCAGGAGGAGTTTGACCGCTTCACTGGCTACTGGTGGAGTCCATCTGCTGTAGAGG ACTCAGATGGGGGGAAAACCCTGCATCTGCTGTATGAAGAGGTGGATGAGACGGAGGTAGAGATCATTCATGTTCCCTCTCCAGCCCTGGAGGAGCGGAAGGCCGATGCTTATAGATACCCCCGCACAG GCAGTAAAAATCCACAAACCACCCTCAAACTGGCAGAGATAAAGACTAACAACCAAGGCAAA atCATGAGCATCCAAGACAAGGAGCTGGTTCTCCCCTTCACCACCCTATTCCCCGGTGCGGAGTACATCGCCCGGGCAGGATGGACAAGTGACGGCAAATA TGGTTGGGCCGTGCTGCTGGACCGCAGTCAGAAGAGACTCCAGCTGGTCCTGCTTCCCCCGGCCCTCTTCATCCCCATCACAGACGACCCGGCCCAGAGACAGGAGAGCCTGGAGGCCGTGCCCGAGGACGTCCACCCTTACATTGTCTATGAGGAGACCACCGACATCTGGATCAAT GTTCATGATATTTTCTATCCGTTCGTTCAAACGTCCGAGGACGACTTCTCCTTCATATGGGTGAATGAATCCAAAACGGGCTTCAGCCATCTGTACAAAATCACGTCAACTTTGCGACCAGGCTGCTACCAATGGTCAGGAAactacacacatacagagg GAGACTTTAAATGTGCAATCAAGGAGGAGGTGACTCTGACCAGTGGAGAGTGGGAGGTGTTGGCCAGGCATGGCTCCAAG ATCTGGGTGAATGAGGCCTCTAAGCTGGTGTACTTCCAGGGCACTAGAGACACTCCCCTGGAGCACCACCTCTATGTGGTCAGCTATCAGTCCCCTGGCGACGTGGTCAGACTCACCAAGCCTGGCTTCTCCCACAGCTGCTCCATAAGTAAG AACTTTGACATGTTTGTCAGCCACTACTGTAACGTAAGCACTCCCCCCTGTGTCCACGTCTACAAGCTGACCGCCTCAGAGGGAGACCCTCTCCACATGGTGCCTGAGTTCTGGGCCAGCATGATGGAAGCCCCAG GTTGCCCAGGAGACTACAAATCTCCGGAGATCTTTGACTTCCCAGGAAAGTCGGGCTTCCAGCTCTACGGAATGGTGTACAAGCCTCACAACCTCCAGCCTGGCAAGAAGCATCCCACAGTCCTCTTTGTCTATGGCGGCCCACAG GTCCAATTGGTGAATAACTCCTTCAAGGGGATGAAATACCTGCGCCTCAACACCCTGGCCTCCCTGGGATATGCTGTGGTGGTCATCGACGGGAGGGGCTCCTGTCAGAGGGGCCTGGAGTTTGAAGGGGCTCTGAAAAACAAAATG GGCCAGGTGGAGATCGAGGACCAGGTGGAGGGGCTGCAGTACGTGTCGGAGAGGTTCAACTTTGTGGACCTGAGTCGCGTGGCCATCCACGGCTGGTCCTACGGCGGCTTCCTCTCCCTCATGGGCCTCATCCAGAGGCCCAACGTCTTCAAG GTGGCCATAGCGGGTGCCCCGGTGACCGTGTGGATGGCGTACGACACGGGCTACACGGAGCGCTACATGGATACTCCTGAGAACAACCCGCAGGGCTACGAGGAGGGCTCCGTGGCTTTGCACGTGGACAAGCTGCCCAGCGA GCCAAACCGCTTGCTGATTCTACACGGATTCCTCGACGAGAATGTGCACTTTTTCCACACCAACTTCCTGGTGTCACAAATAATCCGCGCTGGGAAGCCATATCAGCTACAG GTCTACCCCAACGAGCGACACAGTATTCGCTGCCCAGAGTCAGGAGAACACTATGAGATCATGCTGCTGCACTTTCTACAACAATACCTCTGA